The Planctomycetota bacterium genomic sequence AACTGAAGTTCGTGCCACGGGCCACTGCGTCATAGCCGAAAGTACCGATCGCGGTCGTCTCGACGTCGTGCTGTGCCGATAACGCGAGCAGCTCGTCGAGCTTGTCCGGCGGGACGGCGAGGACCATCCGTTCCTGGGCCTCGCTGATCCAGACCTCGTCGTACCGAAGGCCGGCGTACTTGAGCGGAACCTTGTCGAGCTGCACGTCGGCCCCGACGGTTTCGCCCATCTCGCCGACGGCCGACGACAGGCCGCCGGCGCCGCAGTCGGTGACGGCCGTGAACAAGCCGCGGTCGCGGGCGAGGAGCAAGACGTCTGCGACCTTCTTTTCCGTGATCGCATTGCCGATCTGCACGGCGTGGCCGAACTCGCTGCCGGCGGTGTCGGTGAGCTCGGCCGACGAGAACGTCGCCCCGTGGATGCCGTCGCGACCGGTTCGGCCGCCCATCACGACGACGTGATCGCCCGGCCTCGCCGCCTTGTCGATCTTGTCGCGCGGGATGACGCCGACGCAGCCGCAGAAGACGAGCGGGTTGTAGCGGTAGTCGTCGTGGTAGACGATCGCACCGTTGACGGTCGGGATGCCCATGCGGTTGCCGTAGTCGCGGACGCCGGCGACGATGCGGTCGAGGCGTTCGTCGCCGTGTTGGACGCAGAAGACGTCTGTGTTGGCGATGGGTCGGGCACCGAGGCCGGTGCCGAGGACGTCGCGAACGACGCCGCCGGTGCCGGTGGCCGCGCCGCCGTAGGGCTCGATGGCCGACGGGCGGTTGTGGGTCTCGGCCTTGAAGCAGACGCCGTCCGTGTCGTCGAAGGCGATGACGCCGGCGTTGTCGACGAAGACGGAGAGGCAGAAAGGCACGGAGGCACGAAGAGACGAAGGCACGAAGGGGTCTGACTCC encodes the following:
- a CDS encoding AIR synthase-related protein, encoding MPSVYRVEAKPTSGDGATRLYLIETPEPLDRVRELALPLLADGVRDVATLNETATSQAKTEVWPKPGVMDPVAASVEDALRGRGLDVIAVTTGRTVDDAASVNGVIEQVHETPFLPDALPHPPETPFELRHVELTNLDDDGLQKLSREGHLFLSLAEMQAIRDFYAGAGREPTDCELETLAQTWSEHCVHKTLKSEVIVRDASGRELRRYGNLIKETIFASTMEIMEREARRHGGTEARSAESESDPFVPSSLRASVPFCLSVFVDNAGVIAFDDTDGVCFKAETHNRPSAIEPYGGAATGTGGVVRDVLGTGLGARPIANTDVFCVQHGDERLDRIVAGVRDYGNRMGIPTVNGAIVYHDDYRYNPLVFCGCVGVIPRDKIDKAARPGDHVVVMGGRTGRDGIHGATFSSAELTDTAGSEFGHAVQIGNAITEKKVADVLLLARDRGLFTAVTDCGAGGLSSAVGEMGETVGADVQLDKVPLKYAGLRYDEVWISEAQERMVLAVPPDKLDELLALSAQHDVETTAIGTFGYDAVARGTNFS